The Eschrichtius robustus isolate mEscRob2 chromosome 16, mEscRob2.pri, whole genome shotgun sequence DNA segment GTGATCCATCCCTTGGTAAGCAGCTACACACTTTTGCTTTTCCTGCTCTTAGTACCTCTTGAGGGGAGCAGACAGAGTAAGTGGGGGTCTGACCTCACTCTGCAAGAAGGCTGCTATCTGTGGCCCTGGactcttgggacaggcacaactGTGGGTCATGGGCAGGCCATCCTCTCCGCAGGGGTAATCACTAAGTGATAAACACTTAGATGTGTTTCCAGCCTCTTTTTTGGTGTGCGTTTCTAGGTATTTCCCAACATTAATATCGAATTATACATACAGTTCTACGTACTTCGTTTTTCAATTAAAGTGATCACGAGTATTTCCCCACGTAATTAAATCTTTTTCCTATCCTATTCATTTTTATGGCCTGCGTAATCAGAGTTCACCCAGTTTCCCTTGTTGATGGAAAAGAGGTTTATGATTTTTTGATATCCTTCGATGACAACACTACAGCAAGCCTCTTTTACACAAATCTCTGATTAGCCCCTTAGGACAGAGTCCCAGAGGCAAAATTGCTGCCTTAATGGAGAAGCTATTTCTGCAGTTTTGCCAAACCACCCTCCAGAATAGAATAGTAATAGTCTATTACTCTAGAATATTCTAGAACACCTGCTTCCCTGTGCCCTTGGTCACATTATTCATTCCCCTTTTGGGATAGATTTACTAGAAAAGTTGACAGCATAATTGTTGGGAGGTTGTTGCTGATTTCTAGGACCACGTGGTTTGGCCAGCGAGATGCAGAAGCAGATTCCTCACCTGGCTGAATGTCCCTGTCCCCTGCCCTGGGTCCCTCCCCAAACCACGCTGAGTGTTggtctcttttccttccctcaatcCAGGTGCCTCTAGATAACCACATCCCTGAGAAGACAGGGCTTGGGAGCTGGGTCCCCACCGAACCCAAGGAACTGGAGGAGAATGAGGTCATCCCCAAGAGGATGTCACCCTTTGATGGGGACGAGGATGTATCCAACAAGGTGTCCATGTCCAGCACAGCCCAGGGCAGCAACATCTTTGAGAGGACAGAGGTTCTGGCAGGTAAGGTCCCATGCGTCCCACAAGATACCCCGAAGTGGGGGGAGGGCTTCAGGTGGGGGCGGAATAGAGCTGCAGGCAAGGAATGCCTCTAGCCCATTAGGCAACTTGGTACCCCTTCCTTACAACCCCTGGGTGCCCTGGGGCCTTGAAGGATGACACTTCCCCTCTGACTCTGTGTGCAGCCTGTGGAGTGAGGGCTGCTGTCGAAACTAGAGGGGCCCTTAGAGACCTTTTAGTCTTTGTAAGTTTCAAACTATTTGGTGGAAGTTCAGAGGTAAAGCCTGCCGCATCTTTCTTCACCCACAGAGTTTCACTTTTAGCTGGTGGATGTGGGATAAGCATAAGGTTCTGGCTTTTACCAACTAAGCGTTCTACTGCTTTTAAAGGAAAACGTAAAAACCACTGATCTAGTCCAAACAACTGTTTCTTATACATAGAGAGACTCAGACCCAGAGAAAGCAAACCGCTGGCTTTGGGTCACATAGCAAGAGAGAACCGGGTCATCTCTTAATACTTCCAGTGGAGAATTACACAAGTGTGAGATCTTCACTTGAAAAGTTATATTGTTGAGCTAGCTGAGGTGGGACCCTCCATTCCAGTAGCTTTTAACAGCACCTGGGAGTTTATCAAGTGCTTGTCATGTGCCATGTGATTCATGCACCTGCCTCATTGAGTCCCCGTATCCGACATATGGTTATCCATATGACGGATATAACATATCCATATAATCCATATAACAACCATATCCGACAGGCATGGTTATCTATActcttacagataaggaaactgaagcttggagAAGCCTATTCACTTGTCCAAAGGCACGAGACCAGACAGTGGTAGACCTGGCATTGGAACCTAGGACCACAGGCACTTCTGAGACTGTCCTTGAGCCTTGACCTTGTGGGGAATCCCAGCACAGACCAAGGGTCTAACAGAGGAGTCATCAGAGGGAAAGGCGATAGAAACAGGAAGGGGTTTGATACCCGATAGTCCACGTCCTTTTTCTGGTATTTCCTGGGGGTACTTTGCTGCTGCTTTTTCGTCATTTTAGTCAAGAAGGAGCCTGATTTGGTTCTCTGCCACTCTGTCCCCATTCTGTGCATGGATTTGGAGTGTGTACAGGGGCAGAAAACTAATCTTCTTAGGTTAAGACTGAATTAGGGGACTCAATCTGCTACAGAAAGGATTCTGGGTGATATCCCTGCCCGCTCAACAAACAGGAGTGAGCCCTCCGGGAAGCCTGGTGTCATACAGAGAACATAACGTTCCCCTGAAAAGCCCACATCTGCCTGACACTAACCAGGTGCCCTCGGCCAATGCTCCTCTCTGAGCCAAACTGtgtcatttattaagcacctactgttgTGCCAGAATGATTCAGGGTGCTAGGGACACAGATATAAACCACGAAGGTTCATCATTAATGAGTATTGAGCATATGCTATGCACTGTTCTGAGCTCTCTAAGtggattaatttatttaatcctggGGACAAACCTATGAGGAAGGTACTACTGTGTCCATTTTGCAATGAGAGAGATGAAGGAATTTTATTATTTAGATCCTGCAGCCAGTTAAGTGGCAGAGATGGGAATGGAATGTAGGCCTTAAGCACTGAGTTCGCACGTAGGGACATAAACCacatgtatgatttttttttttttttggccgcaccacgcggcatgtgggatcttagttcccataccagggatcaaacccgtgcgccctgcagtggaagcatggagtcttaaccactggaccgccagggaagtcccaaaccacaTATATAATTATCTATAACGTAGGAGTGTGGACACATTCGCATGTGGTAACTGTGTATGGTAGCGTATACCTGCGTGTGTACAGAATGTATATACCAGTCTATAGAAATGTAGGTCTGCACAGGGATGCATGCACATGGGGTCAGCTAGAGAGCTCGCTGTGCTAAGGACCGTGGGGTAAGTAGGTTTAAGGGGGATTTCCACAGCCTGCAGTTTCTCTTCTTCCTGGCTCAGGGCTGAGCTGGGAGTTGGCCTGGTGTTGAGAAAGAACCTGGCTTTGGACTCAAGCAGATGTGGGTTGGAATGGTGCCTTTGTCGCTCTGGTTCTGTGGTTTTTTCGGTGACTTACAGTGACCCCCTTCTCATTAATGAGGTTGTGAGAATCAAATTCAGTAAGGCATCAGCAGAGCACACCCAGGGGAGTGATGGCGAGGATGTCTAGTGTAGGAGAACAGACCAGGCAGAAGTGGCCAGTGTACCCGAGGTCGCGACGGGCAGCCAGCTCTCACCTCGCcgctcccctctctcctctccagctctGATTGTGGGCGGTGGTGTGGGCATCCTCTTTGCCATTTTCCTGGTCCTGCTGCTGGTGTACCGCATGAAGAAGAAGGATGAGGGCAGCTACGACCTGGGCAAGAAACCTATCTACAAAAAAGCCCCCACCAACGAGTTCTACGCCTGAAGCTTCTCCCGAGCACCTGCTTGGACTTTACGGGGGAGGGCCGCTGAAGGATTTTGAAGGGAGGACattaggggagggggagggcaacCCAGTCCTGATCTATCAGCATCTCCAGCTCCGATTAGGGTTTCAGTGTCAGAAGAGACGTCATCTGCTACTGTTCCTGCCTGCCTCTTGATTCCCTGGGCCTCCATTGTCCCAGTAGAAAAACAGGGTTAAACTTGGCCTTTCTCAAGGCCAAGTCTGGGATTGGATCGTTTCTTCATCTTCCGGTTTAGAATCGAGGCCCAGCTGAGAGCCTGTACTGAACAGGCCTCATCCAGAGCCTTTCTAAGCTATTGTGTGAATCCTGCTGGAGGTcggcccccacccccggccttcttccctccctcccttccttccacagcCTGACCCCTCTGCCAGGAACTGGGAGAAGGAACCAGAACCATCTATCTGCACCTGGAGATGTGTCCCTCAAAGGGCACCTGCAACCACACTATGGGAGTCTGTGGTACACCTTGGGCCATTCTAGGCTCTTCCAAGTGACTTTTGGAAATCAACCTTTTTTatttggggagggtggggagaagagcTGAAAGTTCATTGTGAAATGGACTTGTAGAATATTCATAAGTCTATTtttagtgggattttttttttaatggttcatTCCTTTGTACAGAGCCTCTCTCTACCTGGGCAAGAGTACACAGAAGCTGAGgcattctcctccctcttgcacctttCCACAGTACCTGCTAAGtttgtatttaatgtttttttgtttttgttactcgAAAATGAGAGAAGAGTCGgagatataatttttattaatttttttttttttttttttttttttttttactatttatagcTTCAGACAGGGCCTCTCCTTTCTTCTtgcctctttttctttaaatcccCTCCccatgttttttgttcttttaattcttCATACTTCCCTGCTCATGACCTTGGCCCTTTCTAAAGCAGCTTCCTCTAAGAAGCTTTTGCTGAAATATAGTTTTCTAGCAGATCCCAAAACATAACTTAGGGGATGGTGTGATATTTGTGTCTCTTTTTCATGTAATATATTATTCTTCTTCCTTGGTTCTagcaaaatagataaatatattttttcaggaaATAGTGTGATATGATATTCCCATGTGAAGCTGGCTGGGTGGTTGAGTGAGTGAATTTTTGTGTGGCTGAGTGGATTTTTGCCTCTTTCTCTGGTCCTGTTCCTCGGTGCCTTCTCCTGATTGGGCTGGAAACCTTCTCTCTAGCTTTTGCTTTGAGCCTAGCTAGGGTTCCTTCATTTGCTGTCTCCTAATTTAAGAGAAAATTGGAGAGCAGTGctatccaatatggcagccactaaccacatagaaatcaattaaaactACAGGAAGTTAAATGTTCGTTCCTCAGTTATagtaaccacatttcaagtgctcagcagccacatgtggctcgTGGCTGGTGTACCAAACATGTAGGCAGAGCCCACTGGCATCTGTTGGACAGCACAGCTTGAGAACTAAACTGGTTTAACAAGTCACAGCCCCAGTTTTGCTGGGATGACCTTTGTCTCCCTAGGcaaagggggatgggggagggctgATCAGGCTCTGGCTCTGGGCCCTGTTATCTGTGACCCTTCCTCTCCAGAGAGGAGAGGCCTAGTGGCTTAGCCAGGGCAGGCCACATCTCCTGACCCCattggctggggttggggggggcggaTTACCCTTGCTTCCCTCGCCTTTCATCACCATAACCCCAGGGTCCCAGCTGGCTGGGTCCTCTTCCTCCCCTGGTGTCCTTTTCCTCTGGCCATGTTGGGAGTGAGCACCTCACACTGTTGTCTGTTACTGAGTTTTtgataaaaagataataaaacctCGTACTTTCTAGATCGCCTGCCTCTATCATTTTTAAGTTCATCAGTCGTCATCCTTTCCCTTGATCTCAGTGGAGCCTGAGATAATTGCTGCCAGACACCAGAGGCAGAGATGTAAGACGccggaaaggagggaggaaagtcaGAACGTGCACACTGGCCTGTGGGCCATGTCTTGCCTACCTCGGACTTTTGTTTAGGAGGCAccgtgtttaaaaaacaaacacagaaatccTTGAATTAGTTGCCAACTATGGAAGTGAGGATGTTTCCCATAAAAATCCAGACTGATTCCCTACTTCTCttcgggggaaaaaaatcaagatttggCAACTCTGAGGCTGCATGGCCACCACTGGGAGTTGCTGATGGGCAGGTGCCCCTTTAGATGCAGGTTCTCTGCTTTGCCACGGTCTGTCCACCTGCTTGGCCTCTGGGCATCGAAGCTGGTGGGCTCTGGTCAGATACCATTGATGCCTCTCGATCCTCATAGCAACCCTCTGAGGTGGGTAagatcctttcttttttaaaattatttaatttatctatttatttattgtggctgtgctgggtcttggttgtgtcacgcgggatcttcgttgcggcatgcggacttcttagctgtggcatgcagactcttagttgcggcacgcatgcaggatctagttccccgactagggatggaacccgggtcccctgcattgagagcgcagagtcttacccactggaccaccagggaagtcccagtccctCCCATCTGTTCAATCTGCATTATCCAATCCAGTGGCCACTAGTTACATGTgagtatttaaattaaaattaattaaaattcaaaaaattaaaattcagttccttagtggcactagccacatttcaagtactcaatagccacatgtggctgatgGCTACTCTGTTGGATAGAACAGATAAAGAACATATTGACTGTGGTAGGGCTAGGTTGGATGGCGTGAGATTAGGTCAGGATCCCAGGATTTGGATTTCAGCTTCATTAGCTGTTACTTTGGGCTCCAATGGGCTCCAGGGAGGTAGGTCAGAACTTGGTCCATAGGAAGTGTTCCATAAGTGGTACTTTATTCTCATCATAAACACATCTTTTGGGTGAGGTATTAGTTCCAGAAGGCCCTGTATCTTTTATTGCCGTGtaaaattacccccaaacttagGGATTTATCACAATGTAAATATCTCACATAGTTTCCATGGGCCAGAGTTAGCTAGGTGGTTCTGGAGTCTCATGGGATTGTAGTCAAAATGTTGGCCagagctgcagtcatctgaaagcttgactgggctggaggatccacttccaagatggcgCATGTACAtggcaagttggtgctggctgttggcaggagtcctcagttccttgccatgcgGACCCCCATGGGACTGATTTGAGCGTCCTCATGACACAGCAGCTGGCTCTTCCCAAAGAGTGATCTAAGAGAGACAGGTGGAAGCTATAATACCTTTTATGGCTGAACCTCAGAAGTCACACACTGTCTTTTCTACTAAATCCCATTGATCAAAGGGGTCAGCCCTATTCATTGTGAGAGGGGACTACAGAAGGGCAGGAATACCAGGAGGCGAGACTCATCAGAAGCCATCTTAAAGGCTGGTTCTTATAGCACCACTGCTGGTCAACTCTGGACAGGGGTTAATTTATGTGGAATGCTAACTCTGAGTGGAGCTTGGTATAATATTATTTCTGAGAATTGGGCAGGGGATGCAAAGTGGTTTAGCACAATATTGGGCCAGTTTTATTCATGATCCTGCCAATCTTCTGAAGCAGCAGAAGCACTGACCCCTGTATGGGGCAGTTCCTTCCTGGGGCGGAGGGAGGCCTACAGGCCAAATAGATTTCCCCCTTGCCAATAATTTGCTATGTGGTTTTGGGGAGTGGGATGGTCAGAATTCCAAGATGGCGCCCAAGATTTCTGCCCCCTGGAGTACACAACCTGTCTATTCCCTCCCCTTGAGTATGGGCAGGACCTCTAAATACGATGGATGTCACCCCCATGGTAAGGGCACATTGGGTAGCACAGGTGAAAGGATTTTGCAGATGTCATTAAGGTCCTGAATTAGTTGGTTTTTGAGTTAGTAaaaggggagattatcctgggtgggcCAGGCTTAATCAGTTGAAGATATGTATAAGAGGGTCTGGGACCTTCCTGATGAGAGTGATGCCCTCCTGTTGGCCCTGAAGAAGCAAGCTGCCGTTGAGTTCTGCACCTACAAGGACGTGGATTttgccaacaaccatgtgagcTTGGAAGAGGGCCCTGTGCCTCGGAGagactgcagccctggctgacaccttgatgacAGCCTTGGGAGCCCCTCATCAGAAGACCCAGCCAAGCTGTGTGTGGActcctgacccatggaaactgtgGGACAGTAAGCCATGTTGTTTCAACCTGCAATGTTTGTGGTAATTAGTTATGGAACATGGAACATGAATGCAGGAAGGTCACTTGCCTCCTCTGGACTGTCAAATTCCTCATCTGTACGTTGGAGGAAAATTGCAGTGTTTGGATCGTCTCTACAAGTGCCTCTGGAGTAACAATGGCAGCAACTAGCCTATATAAAGTGGTAAACTCTGGGCCACTGTTGAACGTACTTTCCATGTATTATCTTATTCTTCATGACATCTTATGAAACCAATCCTATTTTCCCCATTTACAGACgcggaagctgaggcacagagaggttaagtgccttGAACTAGACAAACTCACCCACCTAGTACATACAGCTTGGCTGTCGTCTGAAATGTCACTGTTAGCTCTGCATTCCTTCATTTTAAGGTGACTTCTCTGAAAATACATACGAGTCACTAGTGTGAGGAGAAGgcaatgtatgtatatacatgtagtgTACGTATATACAGATCTTTCTCGACTTACAATGGGGCTATGTCCCGATAAACCcatcgtaagttgaaaatattttaagttgaaaatatcataagttgaaaatgcatttaatccacctaacctaccaaacatcctAGCTTAGCCTAGCGCAACTTAAATGCACTCAGAACACTtctattagcctacagttgggcaaaatcatctaacacaaagtctattttataataaagtgttgaatctctcatgtaatttattgatactgtactgaaagtgagaaACAGAATGGTTGTCAGTGTATCAGCTGTTCACCCTCACGATCACGTGGCTGACTGGGAACTGAGGTTCATTGCCGCTGCCCAGCATCAGGAGAGAAAATCTGACTGCATCTCGCCAGCCCGGAAAAAGATCCAAATTCAAAgtacggtttctactgaatgcgtatTGCTTTTGCACCGTCGCAAAGTGAAAAGATCGTAATTTGAACCATGGTAAGTTGGGGACCATCTGTATAGTCTATACCAGGACACAACCAGCCGAGCCCAGGATACTCCCACCCTGGATAAGGGGCTCTTGGTGTACTTCTGGACCCCAGCCAGGGTCGGGAGGAGGGTGCTTAGAACCAGATGGGGTTTGGGGATGAGCTTGGCAGAGTGGGGCCCACTTCAGTGCCCTATAACCAGAGTGAGTCCATAGAGAACTTGGTCACAAGGCTCTGCCttaccccccgcccccatccctgaACTTCATCTGCCCCTCCCGTCCCCCCAGGAGGCGAACAGCCAGCCGTAACAGGTGTTTACCACTTAAGCACAGAAATCATTATTGTAGCACCGCTGCCCGGCCTGCCTTTGTCCCTTGGAGTCTGGAACAGAGCCAGGTCTGCCTGGGGGGCCTTTTTGGGTGAATATGGTCAGGGCTGACGTTGCAAAACTTAGTATATATCATCTGACTGGTTTCGTTCCCCTTAAAGCTAATTCCTCTCTCCCTTGCCATCTTCACGGTCTGTGCCCACAGCTGTCAGAATCCTCCTCAGGGAGTAGGGGTCTGAGAATTGTACCCACACTGGTTATAATGACTTTCTACTTGAGGAAACAactgaaaagaaacagaacagagagagaaacccAAAGGTCAATGCTTAAACCGGAAGATTAGCTTTTTCCCAGTGGGGTCTCAGGCAGCATGAGAGCTGGTAAATTGGGAGATTTTTGGAATGGAGATTTTGACCTTATTCATAGTGAGAGTACACTATGTGCCctaccccatccccccaccccccgccccttgTAACATACACATTCTACCTACACATAGCAGGGAATTAAGAGTATTAAAGAGTATTAAGTAGAAAGCTAAAAGAATCTCAGAGCCCCAGACTTAGCATTAAAAGTATAGGATTCAAATCAGGTGCTGCCATCAAGCTGCTCTCAGTTTCATGGACTTtctctctcagagcctcagtttccccatgtgtaaaatgaggaggaaatatggACCACAGCAATGACTCTCAACCCTG contains these protein-coding regions:
- the SDC4 gene encoding syndecan-4, coding for MAPARLLALLWPLVGALAVAAESIRETEVIDPRDLLEGRHFSGDLPDDEDVGVPEQEPHDFELSGSGDLDDSEDTPIFPEVIHPLVPLDNHIPEKTGLGSWVPTEPKELEENEVIPKRMSPFDGDEDVSNKVSMSSTAQGSNIFERTEVLAALIVGGGVGILFAIFLVLLLVYRMKKKDEGSYDLGKKPIYKKAPTNEFYA